Sequence from the Seriola aureovittata isolate HTS-2021-v1 ecotype China chromosome 6, ASM2101889v1, whole genome shotgun sequence genome:
CAGATAGAGACTGAGCTCATCAGAGCTGTCagccccccaacacacacacacacacacacacacacacacacacacacacacacacacacacactgttccacCACTGCTACGTTAATAATAaatgacctctgtgtgtctTAGGAAAGACACTGCAGCCCAAACATGCTGTCTTTGGTAATGCTCACTCTAATTCACTTCTCTTGCTAACCTTCCTGAGCATCCTCAGAGTATCTTCAATCATGCACCATTTCCTTTCTCAGGCAACAGTGGGTTTGTGTCAGGAGTCCCGCCATAGACTTATGTTCATTTATGTGTGACCTTTATTATGAGACTGGTATTGGCCAGACatgacaaccccccccccacacacacttgGGTCCCATTCGCTTCACAATAACATTTTGCCACTAATTTGTTATGTCATGTGATTTAGTTGTACTTGTTTTGTGCAGTATGATTAGGATGAGCTTATCTGGttttatcatttacacctgaatcagtttcaggttttttttttttttttttttgtttttcttttattgtcacCCTCTGAAAAGTTGATgcatcagtttttattgaacCAACAACTTGCATCCTGCCCAAACTCCATGTTTGACATGACATGCTGCACTAAGCACAGCACCTCTCCTGgattcctttcctttccttcttgaGGAGGGTGATGTcctttatctttattattttattttttttttttaaacgtgtgCAGCAAGATTTTGCGGATCTTTTACCAGGACGATGCTGCACAAACTGAACTACATGGAGACCACCTTGCATCCCCTCCATGGCCTGCGGATCACACATAGGCACACTGCGCTACAGGAAGTCATTCCTGCCAGCTGCCATCAGTCTGTACAATGATTCTCTTCTGTGTTGGGAGACGGACTCTGACTAAATAGTTTTTCCTTGTAAATGACAAACTGCTCACCTGgactttttattacattatgtaTCACATCTGTTCATCACCTTAATCTTTCGAGggcatatatatatgtgtgtgtacacccaACTTGTCCTAATGTACAGTGTCTGTTTAGCACACAGCATAGTTATGGGTCTGTCTTTAGTGTTAATTTTTCCccctatttgtttttttattttcatactctTAGTCTGTTGTATAGGATTTAGCCTTGAATTGAATTGTAGGTTATTTGCCAACCTCATTGCTCTTATGATTTATGTGAAATAGCTGCTGCAACACTGACATTTCCCTTTGGGATGATTAAAGTACTCGATTTATCAATCCGTCTGTCAGGTTCAGGTGTAGTTAATACTAAGTGCAGTTTGTTGGTGAACATTACGAACAAGGTTCAGATATCTGTGCTACGCTGTCGTGTCCAGCTGCAAAAGCTCTACAACAACATATATTTAGtcattttcacttatttttgtcatgcaattttattttttatgtctaAACATTTTGCGGTTATTCAGCTGTCGTCATCTTTGTTATGTACAGTTGCCATGGTTACGGGTCTCTGTCACTGCAGTAATACAGAGTGACTCTCCTCAGTAACGTCAGTCATTTTTTCCATTATGATTTCCAGGCTCTGGCTGTTGGAACAGAACTGCGCTCTCTTGTATATTCTGCTCACCTAGCATTAGCATTACTGCAGCCACCTATACTGTTCATTGACTCATTCAGAGGATGGgttcattcatttgttcacccaacgttttttttttttaagttcaaacaTCAAATGTTAAAACGTAGTGACATGTCTTTAGCAACCTAAAGGACAAGATGGTGGACTGCTGCCTTAAATCCTGGAAATTTACTCATTCTGATAGCAACAGTAAAGATAGTCGACTGGAAGTAACGTTAGCTTACCTTTTTTATAATTATCGGTGTCCTGCCTGCATGTTTTCATAGTTTGTATGGTTGGTTTGGTTATCATGGATGAATGGAATCCATAAAGCTGTTTGTTCTAAAAAACCAATAACTGACAGTTACTGAATGGAAGGTGTCTCTTATTAACAGTAATGCGACGGGTCAAGCAGCCCAGTTTGTGCCTGTCACGTGGCgcgcacacacagtcacaggcTACAGTGTGTGAATCTGCAGATACACGCAGGTCGTTGACCTTGTCTTTCACATTATCATTTAGTTATAtgttgatgaaaaatgtttagaCTTTTCATCATAGCTCTCATTTTTACAAGTTAGATTTTAATGTAGTTGTAactgatatttttcattatagattTCTTCAACAACTTTACCAGCGTTTGTCTCATTCCTGTTCCCCCTCTTTGGTCTGTAGGAGGCTGGTTCTGGGGGCGAGGCCAAAGGACCAGACTCAATGAGTTTCAAGCGAAATGTCCGAGAAGTCAGGGCAGAGCACCAAGGCAAAGGATGGCAAAACAAAGTATGCAACCCTTAGCCTCTTCAATACCTACAAGGGCAAATCTCTGGAAACCCAGAAAACTGCAGGTAAGCAGTTCCCTTCTAGTCTTGAATTCAAATGAGTGGACTGAATTGCATGAATTAACTTTATTGATCAAGGCAATGGAATATAAACTTGAAGGATTGAGACGAACCttaatcttgttttttgtttgtcccaGTGGCTGCCAGACATGGGCTCCAGAGTTTGGGCAAAGTTGCTGTTAGCCGGCGCATGCCCCCTCCAGCCAACCTGCCCAGCCTGAAGGCAGAGAACAAGGGAAACGACCCCAACGTCAACATCGTCCCCAAAGACGGCAGTGGCTGGGCGTCCCGGgctgaggcaggagaggagaggtaagTTGAATAAGTTGTGTGCACATTTACGAGCTCATGGACTGAAACTAAGCCCCAACCCATTTGTTAAAGCTCGTCTCTAAATGAAGGTGTGTGAACCACTACAGAATGACAGGAAATGTGAGGTGAAGAGGACTCTGTCATCCACATTTTCACTTGTGATTGTTGTTGGAaattctgctgttttatgtGCCACAGGCAACAGGAGACGCCCCCACCCCAGATCAAACCAGCAGTGATCCAGTCACAAGAGCTTTCTACCGGGGGCAGCCGCTCGTGGGCCAACAGCAAGCAGACACAGCTAGACGGTAATCATCCTCTCCACTTGCTCCCTGAGCACTACACCTATTCAGAAAACGCAGATAGTCTGTTGTAGTGCTGTGGTTCTACTTGACATTTATGTAGGAGGCTGTAAACTCTTCAGttgaacaaacaaagaaaagtaaaaaatccTCAGTTGTTCTCCAGCTCTGAGCCGTCCATTTGATCTCCACTAAATGTTGGGTTGGTGTGGGAGGGGTGCCATACACCACCTGAGGATTAGacctttcactgcagctctgtacGTCACAGTTTTAGACTCAATCTTGTGATTTCTGTGCATTCATAAAGTGCTTGTATTGTGCAGGAGCTCCTCGGGTGAGCAGCCAGTTCCACCAGGAGTTTCCCAGCTTGCAGGCGGCTGGTGAGGCGGAGAAAGGGGACGGTCAAGAGGAGGAGCCTTATGGACCGGGCCCCAGCCTCAGACCTCAAAGTATGGCCACACTCATGCACATAAACATCATTCACTGTTATCTGATTGCTTTCTGTTTCAGGAACCACCGGTTCAAGTCAAACAAtatctctcttccctctctcctgttaGATGTTGGCAGTTGGCGTGAGGGTGGAGGCAGGAATTTGAACACTGCACCCACCCCCCCTGAGATGGAGAACAGGGCTCCAGAGGAGGGAAGTCCAAGCCTTGGAACCTCCACACCACCGGTGGAAGTTGAAGAACCTGCCCGAAACGTAACCACTGACGgtcagagggagaagagggatgtCAGGGAGAGGCCGCCCACATCTGGCCCTCCTCAGCCTAAACTTAATGGGGGGCAGCAGCCTCCGGCGGGGGTGCCAACTCACTTTGATCCTGCTTTCAGGAGCATGATGCCACCTTATGTGAGTCACAGTTTGATGTTCTGGACAGACCGTGGAGGATATTGCAGTTAAGTGTGGAGTTGTAGTGTTTCTCTCTTTACCCTGCGTGAAGGTgggtgtctttgtgtttctagATGTTCCACGCCTATCCTCAAATGTCTTATGGTCCTGGGCAAGGAAACTTCAGATTCCCTGTACCACAAGATGGAGCCAAGTAAGTTCACATCTTAACGGCTAAACCCTAAATACAGTTGAAGCAAAATAAgatacatttttgatttttatttaattgatctttgcacaaacacattatACTGTGGAGTCTTCCTTCATAattaacaaaacaatgaatctgTTTTAAAGGCAATTGATTAAACAAGCTGTGGacagtataaaatgtcatgacatCACACAGAAGCAAATTGTTCACATCATTATAAAAGGAATCTTTTGTCCGTGTGCACGATACCGTTTACAGTTTTTAGTAGCTCGTATATTCGTTAGCCCCTGAATGaacttccctctcttttcctctttgttggCTGGTCAGGGGTCCTCGATCAGTACGACCCCAGCAGGCCCCCCCTCAGTCCTGGCTCCAGGATCCAGACAGACCCTCAATCATTAGCGCCACAGAACTGAAGGAGCTGGACAATTTAGacactgatgctgatgaggGCTGGGCAGGTCAGTAGCCGTACATTATGAAATACAGCGTTAATAATAACCAGTCATTCATTTGTAGCTTTAATCCTGACCTCTCTGTAATCCAGGAGCTCAGATGGAGGTGGACTACACTGAGAAACTAAACTTCAGCGACGATGAGGAAAACCAAGCTGctaaagaaaaaggagaaaactgGTGAGAGTCTGAGCTTCacttttcagtatttcagtacACTTCATTACTGAGCTTCTGTCCCACAATGCATTTTCCCTACCTATGTTTTGTCTTGAAACATAGCTGACGATACAGAGCAGCAGATGAACTTGTATATGAaggttattgtgcattttatgaatAAAGCATGAAACTTTGTCCATGTTTCTATAAACCatcaagtttattttcagatgtggagATGTTGAGCAGTGAGTGTGGTCGAGACCAAACTAGCATGTTGGCTTCTGATTAGAGTGTTCGCTAATGTGCTAGCTAGTCATGTGATTCCatagaacacacagcagcagatgtcaATGTTTTTAACAAACTATAGCTACATTAACACCTGGAAATGGCTTAATATGCTGCTCTATGCAAAATGGTGTTACATGGCCACAGCAGCAAATAAGCATCTTTATGCAATGTTGTCAAAGAGACACATGATTATAATGGAGAAATAAACGGGAGTAAATAAACTACAACATGGAAAAACTGTTAATGATATAGTTCAAATAGTCAGTGAATGTGACATGTTGGCACTGTTTATACAACAGGCAACATATTGTGACACTGACTCAGGACAGAACACACTAATGTTAGATAGATGATCTAACATTACCACAATTATACACTCAGAACCAGATGGTTGTTGTTTGGCAGCGCTGCCGTTGCTGCTTGTTGTGGAAAGAACCAAACTGTTACTACACATACTTTGTATTAAATGGAGCTCACCCTTAACAGTCACCGTCTTGGATGCAtagcggggggaggggggaggggagggattGCCAATGTATTTTCGAATCTGTGAAAACTGCGGCTAAGGAATGAGGACACGTCGTCGGAGCCAGTTGCGGTGTAATTTCTTGTCGAATGAAACACGACAGTAAAACTTAAATTTACAAGTTAAGTGAGCAAAGCCGCCGGCAGATATTTTGCCTGGTAGCGTCACAAATATATTCAATCAAGGGAATAACTTGTGAAAGCTGTGAGAGCACGTGTTGTGATGAGGTTTAATGTGCAGCCAGAGGTTGAAGTGAGTGAAAGAACCTGAAGATATTCGTTTCTAATGAATCCTATCGATATTATTTTTAGGGAGTGGATGGGTAAAGTGGAGCGAATGAGACCTCGGCCATCAGACGGTCAGGAGGGCTGGAAGGAGGGGTCTGAGGACCGTGGGGGCAGTAAAACCTCATGGGCCGAAGGCGCAGATCCTAGAGCTCCATCACCTGGCAGTATGGGGCAGTACACTAAATCAGCTGCTCCACAGGACTACCAGGTAAAGCTGCATATGCATTACAGACGCCTTCCATTATGTGTGCACTGATTATTCAAACAGCACGGTGATCAGTCTGTGTTCTTTTCTCCAGGGCGGCACTCGTCCTGTCGGTGCCACAGCTCCGCGTGGGAGCAAGCCACCGGCCGTGGCACCCGGTCCCGAGGAGGACTCTGAGGCCTGGAGACAGAAGCGCaagaagccagaagtttctgaAGCCGTAGAACGAGCGAGAcggaggagggaagaagaggaacGGCGGATGGAAGAACAGCGGCTTGCGGCTTGTGCCGAAAAACTAAAACGTCTCAATGAAAAACACCGCCAAGCAGCTGAGGGCAAATCCTCCCCTGCGCCGGCCACCAACGATGAGGCAGGAGCTGCCCACGAGGAGTCCTCCTTATCAGCTCCTGCTCCTGTATCCAGTCCTGTACCTTCAGTCCCAGTTTCACAATCACAGGCCCCGATCATGCAAGCTCCTCTGCCTgagagggacagggagaggacagagtgGGAACGGGAGAGAGTTGAACcaactgcagaggaggaagttgTTCACTTGCCCCGTCAGCCCAGTCCTCCCGTCCAGAGACCTGCGGTCGTAGCTCCAGAGCCTCAGGGCGAGGGGGAGAGCTCCTTGGCGGAGGTGGGCCCCCTAACGGAGGAGAACCAAGCCGACAGGACAACAGTGCCTATCCGAGACTATTTCAACATAGAGGACAACAGAGGTGAGCCGGCTCAGCCTTTTCTCAAAGCTGCTTGTAAATGAACTGGCATGTTTTCGATGCCAATACTGTCGGTTGTGTTTCCCTGCAGTGGATGAGCCCCACCTGTCTCTGCCTCACATGGACGCCCCAAGTAGTGAGGAAGCCCCCGTAGCCCCCCCACAGCTGgaaggagaagcagcagctgctatGCGTCCCTCTCTCACCTCAGGCTATTCCAAACAGTTTCAAAAGTCTCTGCCGCCTCGTTTCCTCAGACAGCAGGTGAGGTCGTCCACGTCTGGTGTCTTGAGTTACTACGAGCTCGTTAAAATTAATTAACCCAATGATAAGTGTGTGTCATGAGCTGATGGGCAGTTGTCCTAACTGTGAATCAACTGGGAATTTGATGAATATTAGTTTGATCTTACATTTACTTTCAAAGTGAGTTTAATTAGACCTTTTCCACAGTTAGTGTGTTCATTAGTCATATCAGTGCACGTGCGCCGATAGCATGTGTGTATTGGGAGCAGTATTTTCAACACTCTGCAGTGTTGGGGCGCCTCGGTGGTCGACTTgcggccctttgctgcgtgtcGTTCCTTCTCCCTCCTCGACTTTCCcgtcactgtctcactgtcactatAATGAAGACAAATAGAAACTCTGGGGCCCAGGTTCTGTCACATCTCTAAAGGCTTGGGTTGTGGAAAAATGGTGTTCATACAGactgtgacaaattaaaggaacaaCCTGGAAAATAGTTGAGAAACAGGACGACGGTGCATTTATCCCACCACCATCACAACGCCGCGTAAGGGAATATCTTCAGGTAGGATGTCGATGATCCTCCAGTCGAgttcagagactcagagaatCGATGACGAGCAGCGGTGAAGCTCAacactaagacactttatgttcattcttcttttaatttgtcaccagTCTGTAGGTGGTCGTTTTAAATGCATTGTGTCGTCACAACAAGCAGACAGGACATGGAGCCATGAATATTTACATTGTAGTATATACCATAAAAACAAGTTGTCTTTATTTAGCTTAAATATCCTTTGGTTCTTTCTTTGGTTGTAGGAGCAAATGAAGCAGCAACAAtggcaacaacagcagcagcagcagcagcagagcgggGGCTCCGTGTCCCCGtcaggtggtggtggggttccagctacacagcagcagcagcagcagcaacaacaccgATCCATGTATCAACCCATGGGCCCCCACCACCAGCACCTGGCCTCCATGGGGTTTGACCCCCGCTGGCTAATGATGCAGTCCTACATGGACCCACGCATGATGTCTGGACGTCCTCCTATGGACATTCCAGCTAACATTCACCCTGGTAGGGAGACGTGGAATAGAAGTAGAGCATGTGATGAGTGTGCAGAGCTGACAGCCTGTGTAAAGTCGGTCTGGTTTGTGCTCTTCAGGGAGGATGCCTCCGAAGCAGATCGTGCGCAGAGAGCCAGGTGACaactccagctccagctccgaCTCCTTTGACCACTTGACCCGACCAATCCGTGACCATGGCTTACCCTCAGACTCACGGATGGTCTGGGGCTCTGACCCGTACCCACAGTCAGAGCCGTTAGCTTCTGTAACTGCTCCGAAAGGACGGGATGAAAACAAGGAGCCGaggtaaatttaaaaaaaaaaaaaaaaaaaagacaatcaaCAGAAGAAATGGCCTTTATTTTCTGCTCATGACACATTAACTATTGTTTCTTTACAGGATGGACTCTAGTTTGGATCTGGACAGGGGACTCCCAGCTATATACCCCCAGGACCACAGTGCATTGGACTCTCGTAAGAGTAACTTCTTCCGGGACCCTACAGAGTCCCTGTCAGCATTTACCCAGGGCCCAGAGGACGTCTCTGGGCCTCTAGACAGGGTCCCTGTAGGCTCAGCCTTCGATCCTGAGGAGCCAGGCCTACCGAGTGGAGAAGAGGTAGAGGCTCTTGGCCAAGCTATGCTGCAAAGGAGTGTGTCCCAGGGCTCCAGCCACTCCCTCAAGCTTGATGAACCCAGGTTTGATGCGCTACCCCTGGGAACAAAATCACTAGAATTACAGGACACAGGGGAAAGGGCTGATGATAAGCCCCAGAATGAACTCTTCTCCCAGGCTGCAGTGACCAGCAACAGGGCGACACCTCCTGCTGATGGATTACACAAACAAGAGAAGCTGCCTTTGCCCGCCCCTAGCAAGCAGAAAGCTGAGCTGCGCTGGGGAGGGAGATCAGGGACCGGACGCAGAGAAGGACCAGGGGGAGAGAGGCCAGTCCGCAGGTCTGGGCCAATAAAGAAGCCTGTCCTAAGGGACatgaaagaagagagggagcaaagagaagaaagagagaagcgTCATGAGAGGGCAGATAGAGGAGACAGATCCAAAAAGGAACCGTCATCCAAAGCtccttctgcagctgctgttgtgtctgaGGGATCCAGACCTCAGGCCGAAGGGAAGAGAGAATCTACAGAGCCGGAGGAAACACTGACTGGACATCAGAGAGCCAGAGACTCTCAGCCTTCGTCTGGGGTTCCCACTTCTTCCTCtcaggaggagaaaacagacaaactgcagaGCAATGACAAACATCCAGAACCCAAATTACCCTCCAGGAAAGAGTCCAATCTTCCTCCACGTGCCTACCGACGAGAGGAGCGAGAGAGGGAACGCGAGAGGGATAAGGATATggacaaggacagagagagggagtggcCTGCTGACTCAGGTTTCAAAGGACGTGGTCGAGGGGAGTATTACTCCAGAGGACGAAGCTACCGGGGGACGTACAGCGGCCGAGGCAGGGGGAGTCGTGGCAGAAGTCGAGCAGAGTACCCTTACAGAGAGCCTCGATCACGCTCTGACTTACCCTCTGCTGGAGGGGCAGCTGCCTTTCGCAACAGGGAGGAAAGTGAAACGCGCAGTGAGAGCTCAGACTTTGAGGTTATACCAAAACGCAGACGACGACGGGGTTCAGATACTGATTCTGAAAGCGAAGGTGGGAGGGAGTCTGCCAGTGATACTGGACCGTCTGACCGGGAACCTAGCACCAAACCTAGCCGTCCACTTAGACGAGAACTACCTGGGGAGGGCCGGTCAGGGCCCCACAAGCCAGGCTTTGGACCTCCTCACATGGGGGAAAAGGTTGGATCCAGGGGGGACGATGAAAGCAGACCCAAGCCAGGATTCCTTCCTAAAGGAGAGCCTTCTCGCCGAGGAAGAGGTGGATTATACAGTAGACGAGGAGGAACAAGGGAACGTGGGGGTCCTCGCTCAGCCCCTCTTAGAAGGCCAGCAGCCAGAGAGTCCTCCTCTCAGTGGCCCTCTAAACCCATGGAGACATTCAGGCCTGAGGATGCGGAGTCAACATCAAGATATGACAATCCTCCAGCTGACCGTCGGCCCCCCAAGTCTGAGGGCAAGAAATTTGGGGACGGGCCTCCTCAGAGTAGCAGAGAAAGGCCTCGTAGATCCCGACCAGCACGACCTCCTAGGCAAGACAAACCCCCCCGTTTCAGGCGCTTGAAGGAGCGGGAGGCTGCAGTGTTAGCTAGTGGAGAAACAGCCCCAAGTCCCCCTGTCCATTTACCCCCAGTGCCTGCTGCTGCCCCCAGGTCTGCCCCAATCTCCCTCTCCCCAACGCTGTCCAGAGCTCCAGGAACTCCCGTTACTGTGCCTGCGGAGGTGGCAGCCACTTTGTCTGCACCCGACCTGCCCTCTCCTATAGAGGCACCCCTGCCGGAGACCAGCAGCCCCACCATCGCTGCAGCTGGAACCAAGTCCCCCGACCTGTCGAACCAGAACTCTTCAGATCAAGCCAATGAGGAATGGGAAACGGCCTCAGAGAGCAGCGACTTCAATGAACGGAGAGAGcgagaagagaggaaaggagcgCTGGAGGCTGCTAATGAAGCAGCTACTGCCTCTGCTGCGGCACCTGCGCCCCCCCAGGGCTCTCTGACCCCCAATAAAAGCCCTCCTGATGGAGGAGTGACTCAAAAACGTGAAGGAGCTCCTGCAGCCAAGAGGAGTTTCTCAAGTCAGAGGcctacagagagacagaaccGTAGAGGCAACAGTGGAGCCAAACCAGGCCGGAGCTACACAGGGGGcaaaggggagaggaggggaggggccAAAACCGGCCGCAAAGGGTGAGTTTGAAACAATCAGGCTTTTGTCTGTTTAGGCATTTACTTTGTCTGCTTACATTAACACCAGCACAATGAAGTCGACTCAATGATCAGTGTGCAGTAGAATAACACGGCTGCTTTATTCACACACAATAAACCTTTTGTGTACTAATCATTAATTACTATTCTGTCTAATTATTGGCTGCACTGAACAACACTAGAGCAGAATCTAAATATCTCAGTGAGCTGTTAGTGTTGCCTGTTGTTTAAGGTTCCTCCTCGAGTACACGTCCAAAtgatttggttaaaaaaaactaaatctggtGTTAGTGTGGAGGTATTTTTAGACTCTACCTgaacacagtgaaaatatttctgcctttttatctAGTGCATCAACACACCTGCTGTCTCATGACCTCCCTGTTATCTACTCCTTCACTCAGAGGCATAAATCCCAAGTTATCACATTTTTTACTTGTAAACATTCTGTTCTATCCAACATTAAGACGTTTCTCAGTCTCTTCTTGCTGTGTCTCAATCTTTCTCCAACATGTGACTGAATGGAGCAGCCCTCCAGCCCATCAGAACTCTGAGGCAGCAACACCAACAGCCGGAGGAGCGGCCCAAAGACCTAAAGAGCAGCCGGCTCGTCGGAAAGACGAGACCAAACAGGCCGCCAAGAAGCCGAAGGAGAACGCTCTGTCTCAGTTTGATCTCAACAATTATGCCAGTAAGTAAATTAACGTTTACTCTGACACTCTCCTgcttttacaccaaaattagcagcacacacacacacacacacacacacacacacacacacacacacacacacacagtgagctgCAGATCAGTCATGTCTCGTCTGCaggttggtgctcctgtaagTGAGACGCTTCgatcagtgattgtgtgtttttgaaactagccctgttcagacctggtgttACCgtctgtctcaggtgatctgatcatTCAGGTGTGAACATACCCAAGACACATCTCAGATCCGCTCACTCAGACCACAatcagaggtggtctggaccacatgtaTCCAtgttcttttagcagtgtgaacatgtGATGGACACAGTCTGATTGGTCCAACAGTttctaatgaaaatattttactgtttcaaatggaaaaaactgatttcactgtagctgtgagcagagcaatGATTCAGTCAACCCCTCcatacctgtctgtctgtctctgtctctctctgtctgtctgtctgtctgtctgtctctgtctgtctgtctttccctccctgtctgtctctccctctctgtctgtctgtctgtctctctccctctctctgtctgtctctcacaacaacacatacctgtttatATGCATacaaagcaggaagtgagatctgatcactgATTGGATcactgagacacattttaaatcagGGTTATTTTGGGGCTGCACCTCACTTTCATCCCAGAGCGCAGTGTAGCCATGGAGTGTCTGGTGTAACAGCgccgtgctggacaggtgacaggtgtgtttacagtgtgtgtgctcgaaagacatcacagcaggaaaatTAGCGAGTTCAcctggtgttgtgtttacatcactgctgattggAGCCGATAAATTCCTGCATCTGCTGCAGAGTCATGACCCgggtgtgaatgctgattgttccCTTTCCACTACTGACAAAAACCCGACGTCAGAGGGTCTTAGTGGTTTTTGACCTGTGGAGAAGGAGCTTTACTTGTCAACCTACACCTGGCTCCAGCTGCTTGTTGCCTTAAAACTGAATGTAAAAGCCTGGATCCCTTTTCGTCCCGTCGCTGCAGGTGTTGTGATCATTGATGACCACCCAGAGGTCACCACCACAGAGGACCCACAGTCCAGCACCAATGATGACGGCTTCACAGAGGTCGTGTCCCGCAAGCAACAGAA
This genomic interval carries:
- the prrc2c gene encoding protein PRRC2C isoform X1 produces the protein MSEKSGQSTKAKDGKTKYATLSLFNTYKGKSLETQKTAVAARHGLQSLGKVAVSRRMPPPANLPSLKAENKGNDPNVNIVPKDGSGWASRAEAGEERQQETPPPQIKPAVIQSQELSTGGSRSWANSKQTQLDGAPRVSSQFHQEFPSLQAAGEAEKGDGQEEEPYGPGPSLRPQNVGSWREGGGRNLNTAPTPPEMENRAPEEGSPSLGTSTPPVEVEEPARNVTTDGQREKRDVRERPPTSGPPQPKLNGGQQPPAGVPTHFDPAFRSMMPPYMFHAYPQMSYGPGQGNFRFPVPQDGAKLVRGPRSVRPQQAPPQSWLQDPDRPSIISATELKELDNLDTDADEGWAGAQMEVDYTEKLNFSDDEENQAAKEKGENWEWMGKVERMRPRPSDGQEGWKEGSEDRGGSKTSWAEGADPRAPSPGSMGQYTKSAAPQDYQGGTRPVGATAPRGSKPPAVAPGPEEDSEAWRQKRKKPEVSEAVERARRRREEEERRMEEQRLAACAEKLKRLNEKHRQAAEGKSSPAPATNDEAGAAHEESSLSAPAPVSSPVPSVPVSQSQAPIMQAPLPERDRERTEWERERVEPTAEEEVVHLPRQPSPPVQRPAVVAPEPQGEGESSLAEVGPLTEENQADRTTVPIRDYFNIEDNRVDEPHLSLPHMDAPSSEEAPVAPPQLEGEAAAAMRPSLTSGYSKQFQKSLPPRFLRQQEQMKQQQWQQQQQQQQQSGGSVSPSGGGGVPATQQQQQQQQHRSMYQPMGPHHQHLASMGFDPRWLMMQSYMDPRMMSGRPPMDIPANIHPGRMPPKQIVRREPGDNSSSSSDSFDHLTRPIRDHGLPSDSRMVWGSDPYPQSEPLASVTAPKGRDENKEPRMDSSLDLDRGLPAIYPQDHSALDSRKSNFFRDPTESLSAFTQGPEDVSGPLDRVPVGSAFDPEEPGLPSGEEVEALGQAMLQRSVSQGSSHSLKLDEPRFDALPLGTKSLELQDTGERADDKPQNELFSQAAVTSNRATPPADGLHKQEKLPLPAPSKQKAELRWGGRSGTGRREGPGGERPVRRSGPIKKPVLRDMKEEREQREEREKRHERADRGDRSKKEPSSKAPSAAAVVSEGSRPQAEGKRESTEPEETLTGHQRARDSQPSSGVPTSSSQEEKTDKLQSNDKHPEPKLPSRKESNLPPRAYRREERERERERDKDMDKDREREWPADSGFKGRGRGEYYSRGRSYRGTYSGRGRGSRGRSRAEYPYREPRSRSDLPSAGGAAAFRNREESETRSESSDFEVIPKRRRRRGSDTDSESEGGRESASDTGPSDREPSTKPSRPLRRELPGEGRSGPHKPGFGPPHMGEKVGSRGDDESRPKPGFLPKGEPSRRGRGGLYSRRGGTRERGGPRSAPLRRPAARESSSQWPSKPMETFRPEDAESTSRYDNPPADRRPPKSEGKKFGDGPPQSSRERPRRSRPARPPRQDKPPRFRRLKEREAAVLASGETAPSPPVHLPPVPAAAPRSAPISLSPTLSRAPGTPVTVPAEVAATLSAPDLPSPIEAPLPETSSPTIAAAGTKSPDLSNQNSSDQANEEWETASESSDFNERREREERKGALEAANEAATASAAAPAPPQGSLTPNKSPPDGGVTQKREGAPAAKRSFSSQRPTERQNRRGNSGAKPGRSYTGGKGERRGGAKTGRKGPPAHQNSEAATPTAGGAAQRPKEQPARRKDETKQAAKKPKENALSQFDLNNYASVVIIDDHPEVTTTEDPQSSTNDDGFTEVVSRKQQKRLQDEEKRKKEEQTTQNWGKKGSGEKNRGGGGKLPPRFAKKQSSQQQQQQQQQQQQQQQASQPQPAVASAPQAQQQPTVSAPQHPHHAPSQPAATPQTLEGTVAPLPSIPPAPVDFTSKNLAPAPTQTHSTLGTELWENKVAGATVLPDVKKLGPISPPQPPSVSAWNKPLTSFTGTVSSEGVKPGAEGSVELAIDSIQFGAPSSAGSTDSDGVPALLETGSENKLPAPKEQRQKQPRAGPIKTQKLPEMEPVETKEYKPGPIGKERSLKNRKAKDARGGEGEGMEGVVTGGGGSRATDSSPPTSDTTVPELGGDIEGMITVPSADYTSNSKESVTDYTTPSSSLADSVPTGGNKMEESLVANVALPHSLPLPRRETLQQSSSLSTVSPATVDLTLKMESARKAWENSPSLEKNSPVTSSSSPITSCASSYSSFSSASMPQIPVASVTPSTSLSGSGTYTTSSLSTKTTTASDPPNICKVKPQQLQGGSLSSSSSSSSSSSFSQLGCVPPLLPQQQQTPQVYVSQSAAGSAAQIPAFYMDTSHLFSTPHPRLAPPSLAQQQGFQPGLSQPTAVQQIPIPIYAPLQGQPQHQHTHQPQLGLSTGPPVSQPQDLFSSSLQPYRSQQAFMQSSLSQPSMMLSGPSLHSYPGVQAPDMGKPQSSLAYQQPSSTQHIPILFEPQLNQPSGMGGSQLIDTHLLQARQGMNQHSNMYSGQVQQHGQSSYYSNTQSPSSAMQQVTVPLPGSQLSLPNFGSGGGQPLLALPPTPPQAQPPSINRQPPVSQPYRGIMGPNHNMMQPPTSKMDIDLKLFGSGMDVKPGTPPVSGRSTTPTSSPYRASSTSPSSQSSKMNSMLYQKQFQPSSAGMRMTQHFPGQFNPQILSQPNIVSPLVRPPHTNSFAGGVQRSPMGPPMSPNMGGGLMPHPRPQHPQHSQHPPRGPSGPSIAPRGTQAALKAEQDLKAKQRAEVLQSTHKFFSEQQQQQLKAPQVSKAPRLDQGGKPPLDTSAPNHQPGGDRPDSDKPPVSTAKPIRTGPIKPQAIKPEEGK